In Tepidimicrobium xylanilyticum, one DNA window encodes the following:
- a CDS encoding BMP family ABC transporter substrate-binding protein, with translation MKTKFKCFLISMLILALFLTGCSGGSSPAESENSKEDEVKIAMVLGEGGLGDLGFNDEAFEGLETAAEDFGVSFDYVEPKSVNDFEPQLRMFAESGEYDLVIAVGATQVDAVKLVASEFTDQKFSIIDVVVEGYDNIHSSSARNPEQHFLSGVLSGLVTLDDRLPYINEENILAFAISIDAPIPREAAAGFMAGAKYVNPDVEIIYNFIGSYRDPEKAKEIALTAFDRGADIITHNAGASGLGVIEAAREREKYVIGTSRQSADVDYSLAVSVKKTEQMVYNEVKSIVEGTWEPGASVYGIADNVCDYDISGLKVEIPEDIIEIVEDIKQEIIDGKLELPYRIEDVDEWAAKNQYKK, from the coding sequence ATGAAAACCAAATTTAAGTGTTTTTTAATTTCAATGTTAATACTTGCTCTTTTCTTAACCGGTTGCTCTGGTGGCTCCAGTCCGGCAGAATCGGAAAATTCCAAAGAAGATGAAGTTAAAATTGCTATGGTATTAGGTGAAGGTGGTTTAGGAGATTTAGGTTTTAACGATGAGGCCTTTGAGGGATTAGAGACAGCTGCTGAAGATTTTGGAGTTTCATTTGACTATGTAGAGCCAAAGTCTGTAAACGATTTTGAACCCCAGTTAAGAATGTTTGCTGAGTCAGGAGAATATGATCTTGTAATTGCTGTAGGAGCAACACAAGTAGACGCTGTCAAATTAGTAGCATCTGAATTTACAGATCAAAAATTTTCTATAATTGACGTAGTTGTTGAAGGTTATGACAATATTCACTCATCTAGTGCAAGAAATCCGGAACAACATTTCTTATCAGGTGTCTTATCTGGCTTAGTAACTTTAGACGATAGATTACCCTACATTAACGAAGAAAATATACTTGCATTTGCCATTTCTATCGATGCACCAATTCCACGAGAAGCTGCTGCTGGATTCATGGCTGGTGCAAAATACGTCAATCCCGATGTGGAGATTATATATAATTTCATCGGCTCCTATAGGGACCCAGAGAAAGCTAAGGAGATTGCATTAACTGCCTTCGATAGAGGAGCAGACATAATCACCCATAATGCAGGTGCATCAGGTTTGGGCGTGATAGAGGCTGCTAGGGAAAGAGAAAAATATGTTATTGGTACAAGTAGACAATCTGCTGATGTAGATTATAGTTTGGCAGTTTCGGTTAAAAAGACGGAGCAAATGGTGTATAATGAAGTAAAATCAATCGTTGAAGGAACTTGGGAACCTGGAGCATCTGTATATGGCATAGCTGATAATGTGTGCGATTACGATATTTCTGGGTTAAAAGTGGAGATTCCAGAAGACATAA
- a CDS encoding 2-phosphosulfolactate phosphatase — translation MEFYVSFIPQDLKHNFSSVCIFIDVLRASSSIVSLFDKGCKEVLLTDSEEKLVEIKNRNNSKVLICSENLLGERLDIADFSPSLIEINVLGDLTDTTVVMKTTNGTAGIHKLIEQGFEHIFIGSMMNSKQVATEAVSLAAELGFGINVVCAGRNNGKTYTIDDIYCAAKIVQYAKDATRNNNIEAKTTDSVIIAEKLLASYLDIATAFEASASGNTMRKINCHQDIALCARDNITKTVPKVAGINDEGLIVIKVFS, via the coding sequence ATGGAGTTTTATGTTTCTTTTATACCTCAAGATTTAAAACACAACTTTTCTTCCGTATGTATTTTCATAGACGTATTGAGAGCAAGTAGCTCTATCGTTAGCCTTTTTGATAAAGGGTGTAAAGAGGTACTGCTTACCGACAGTGAAGAAAAACTTGTTGAGATTAAAAATAGGAACAATTCAAAGGTACTCATATGTTCAGAAAATTTATTGGGAGAAAGGTTGGACATAGCTGATTTTAGCCCATCATTAATCGAGATAAATGTTTTGGGAGATTTGACTGATACTACTGTAGTTATGAAGACTACTAATGGGACTGCAGGGATACATAAATTAATTGAACAAGGTTTTGAACATATTTTTATAGGCAGCATGATGAATTCGAAGCAAGTTGCAACAGAGGCAGTTTCGCTAGCAGCAGAATTAGGTTTCGGGATAAATGTGGTATGCGCTGGCAGAAACAATGGGAAAACCTATACAATAGATGATATATACTGTGCTGCAAAAATTGTCCAATATGCTAAAGATGCCACCAGAAATAATAATATTGAAGCAAAAACTACAGATTCGGTAATAATTGCTGAAAAATTGCTAGCCTCCTATCTTGATATTGCCACAGCATTTGAAGCTTCAGCTAGTGGAAATACAATGAGGAAGATCAATTGCCACCAGGATATTGCTCTATGCGCCAGGGACAATATTACGAAAACGGTTCCAAAGGTGGCAGGAATAAATGATGAGGGTTTGATTGTGATAAAAGTATTTTCCTAA
- a CDS encoding GntR family transcriptional regulator, which produces MKLTRDSLYRQARSAILDIIKQNTEFMSKLPSEQELAEMLGVSRNTVREAIKSLENEGYLVSRHGVGTFIIYDGKNIKTNIAVLESITNIIVNHGYKPGTKSIYCQKRQAPSVISKILNLEENDDVLYIERVRTADDDPVIYIEDYIPYIDGMYEKYQESKDESLFNFLQNFGQRVAFSNSTIRAVLSSKHIQNELSLDGPETLLLLQQVHYTAKGDPVLYSDSYFLSKKFEFNVVRKRLD; this is translated from the coding sequence TTGAAACTTACAAGAGACAGCCTATATCGTCAAGCTAGAAGTGCAATACTAGATATTATCAAACAGAATACTGAATTCATGAGCAAACTGCCTTCCGAACAGGAATTAGCAGAAATGTTAGGCGTCAGTCGAAATACGGTTAGAGAGGCTATTAAATCATTGGAAAACGAAGGATACCTAGTTTCTCGACATGGTGTCGGTACCTTTATTATCTACGACGGTAAAAATATTAAAACAAATATTGCAGTATTGGAAAGCATTACAAATATAATCGTTAACCATGGTTATAAACCTGGCACCAAGAGCATATACTGTCAAAAAAGACAGGCCCCTTCCGTTATTTCAAAAATCCTCAATTTAGAGGAAAATGATGACGTACTATATATTGAAAGGGTACGTACTGCTGATGACGATCCTGTAATCTACATAGAGGACTATATTCCCTATATAGATGGCATGTATGAAAAATACCAAGAAAGTAAAGATGAGTCCCTTTTTAACTTTTTACAAAATTTTGGACAACGAGTTGCATTCTCTAATTCTACTATACGTGCTGTATTAAGTAGCAAACATATTCAAAACGAGTTATCCCTCGATGGACCAGAAACGCTACTGCTATTACAACAAGTCCATTATACTGCCAAAGGGGATCCTGTTTTATATTCAGACAGCTATTTTTTAAGTAAAAAATTTGAATTTAATGTGGTTAGAAAACGTTTAGACTAG
- a CDS encoding YbjQ family protein, translated as MQTKYIGKDIAQGLKHLVGGELKAYNEMMNEARDLATKRMVEEAKALGADAIINIRYSSAEIMQGAAEV; from the coding sequence ATTCAAACTAAATATATTGGGAAGGATATAGCTCAAGGACTAAAACATTTAGTTGGAGGAGAATTAAAGGCTTATAACGAGATGATGAATGAGGCGAGGGATTTAGCTACCAAGAGGATGGTTGAAGAAGCAAAAGCATTGGGTGCAGATGCCATAATAAATATTCGTTATTCCTCTGCTGAAATTATGCAAGGGGCTGCAGAAGTATAG